Proteins from one Gossypium raimondii isolate GPD5lz chromosome 8, ASM2569854v1, whole genome shotgun sequence genomic window:
- the LOC105792854 gene encoding transcription factor MYB1 — protein MISNFKIHSKFKFSEGKKAATMEENKREKKTAGKRGLWKAEEDLILKNYVETHGEGNWAKVSKLLGLKRGGKSCRLRWKNYLRPNIKRGAMSKEEEDLIIRMHNLLGNRWSLIAGRLPGRTDNEVKNYWNTHLNKKTSVLGKRKGKAIDESNHQSIPNHQNNTNTNIAIENQGGEEPIAPPPAELPMISSPKTTTDDEGSMGLLKVDGLTDNTWMERAVRCFDYDYDNNYEIETPLMMMNKNLNYAHMVFDEEPFTPCLDSFVLFEAFGTDSDLGKTQPFLP, from the exons ATgatctcaaatttcaaaattcattcaaagttCAAGTTCAGTGAGGGAAAGAAAGCAGCAACAATGGAAGAGaataagagagaaaagaaaacagCGGGCAAAAGAGGGTTATGGAAAGCTGAAGAAGACTTGATTTTGAAGAACTATGTGGAAACTCATGGTGAAGGCAATTGGGCCAAAGTTTCCAAATTATTGG GGTTGAAGAGAGGAGGGAAAAGTTGCAGGTTGAGATGGAAGAATTACCTAAGACCAAATATAAAAAGAGGTGCAATGTCTAAGGAAGAAGAAGACCTTATTATTCGTATGCATAACCTTCTTGGTAACcg ATGGTCATTAATAGCTGGGAGATTGCCTGGTCGAACTGATAATGAAGTGAAGAACTATTGGAATACCCATTTGAACAAGAAAACCAGTGTTTTAGGCAAAAGAAAAGGCAAAGCCATTGATGAATCCAACCATCAATCTATTCCCaatcatcaaaacaacaccaaTACCAACATTGCAATCGAGAATCAAGGCGGCGAAGAACCAATAGCGCCACCGCCGGCCGAGCTGCCAATGATTTCGAGTCCGAAAACGACGACGGACGATGAAGGATCGATGGGTTTGTTGAAGGTCGATGGGTTAACTGATAATACATGGATGGAACGTGCGGTTCGTTGCTTTGATTATGATTATgataataattatgaaattgaaactCCATTGATGATGATGAACAAGAACCTTAATTATGCACATATGGTGTTCGACGAAGAGCCTTTTACGCCTTGTTTGGATTCTTTCGTTCTTTTTGAAGCATTCGGGACGGATTCTGATTTGGGAAAAACCCAACCGTTCTTGCCTTAG